A window of Pedobacter lusitanus contains these coding sequences:
- a CDS encoding pyridoxal-phosphate dependent enzyme, protein MIALQDIRDAHNRISPFIHHTPVLTNSYLNSLTVTELYFKCENFQKTGAFKARGGLNSVLQAAADDGVKSIVTHSSGNHAQVNSLISLQIPGVKFNRGFSQKW, encoded by the coding sequence ATGATTGCATTACAAGACATCAGAGATGCCCATAACAGGATAAGTCCTTTTATTCACCATACACCTGTACTGACCAATAGTTATCTCAACAGCTTAACCGTTACAGAGCTTTATTTTAAGTGTGAAAACTTCCAGAAAACAGGTGCTTTTAAGGCCAGAGGCGGGCTTAACTCTGTACTTCAGGCAGCTGCCGATGATGGAGTAAAATCAATAGTTACCCACTCTTCGGGCAACCATGCCCAGGTAAATAGCTTGATATCACTGCAGATCCCGGGAGTCAAATTTAATAGAGGATTTTCTCAAAAATGGTGA
- the chrA gene encoding chromate efflux transporter, whose amino-acid sequence MKKNKLVPVPSFNEAIRFWFKLGWISFGGTLGHIHIMHDFLVDKKKWISSSRFFHALSLCMLLPGPEAQQLAIYIGWQLHGKKGGIIAGVFFILPSMFILLALSCIYVSYGNQQWMNAIFGGLKPAVVAIIFHAVWSVGKKALHTIAHYLFAVLAFSSIFFFNISMPYIILGTIISALILRYFWPSIVYRKSAGQSHKNLNEDDYYINSKTEGGKNFNTRLLLKQTILFLVFWIFPLVLFYLLSKDFTFWKGLILFFTQTALFTIGGSYTVLPYVAQFSVSKFNWLSKSQMVDGFALAETTPGPLIIVVCYVGFMAGFNHFGGSLLMGTAGLLATTFYTFLPSFLFIFIGGPILERTRGSNVISDVLGFVTTAVVGVILNLTFYLGKDVLFPQGLMLNKIDLMALLWIAVSLFLIFKLRLNIVYLILISMLYGLFQYYFI is encoded by the coding sequence ATGAAAAAAAACAAGCTTGTTCCCGTACCATCATTTAATGAAGCGATAAGATTCTGGTTTAAATTAGGCTGGATTAGTTTTGGAGGGACATTGGGGCATATTCATATTATGCACGACTTTCTGGTTGATAAAAAGAAGTGGATCAGCAGTAGCAGATTCTTTCACGCACTTAGTTTATGTATGCTTTTACCGGGACCGGAAGCACAGCAGCTCGCTATATATATCGGGTGGCAGCTTCATGGTAAAAAGGGCGGTATAATTGCAGGAGTATTTTTCATCCTTCCTTCCATGTTTATTCTTTTAGCGCTAAGCTGTATATATGTTTCCTATGGTAATCAGCAATGGATGAACGCCATTTTCGGCGGTTTAAAACCGGCCGTTGTAGCAATTATTTTTCATGCTGTCTGGAGCGTTGGCAAAAAAGCACTCCATACTATTGCTCATTACCTATTTGCAGTGCTTGCTTTCAGCAGCATTTTTTTCTTCAATATTTCCATGCCTTATATTATCCTGGGTACCATTATATCAGCTTTAATACTTAGATATTTCTGGCCGTCAATAGTATATAGAAAAAGCGCCGGGCAATCACACAAAAATCTGAATGAAGATGATTATTACATCAACAGCAAAACTGAAGGTGGAAAGAATTTCAATACCAGATTATTATTGAAACAAACCATCCTATTTCTCGTTTTCTGGATTTTCCCCCTGGTCCTGTTCTATCTCCTGAGCAAGGATTTTACATTCTGGAAAGGTCTGATTTTGTTTTTTACTCAAACCGCTCTGTTTACTATTGGCGGATCTTATACCGTCTTGCCTTATGTAGCTCAGTTCAGTGTTTCAAAATTTAACTGGTTAAGTAAATCTCAGATGGTAGATGGATTCGCACTGGCAGAGACAACTCCCGGCCCGCTTATTATTGTAGTTTGTTATGTTGGTTTTATGGCCGGTTTCAACCATTTTGGCGGATCTTTACTGATGGGTACTGCCGGACTTCTGGCCACCACATTTTATACATTCCTGCCCTCATTTCTTTTCATCTTTATTGGCGGACCAATATTAGAACGTACACGGGGAAGTAATGTAATCAGTGATGTACTCGGTTTTGTTACTACTGCGGTTGTAGGAGTGATTCTGAATCTTACCTTTTATCTTGGAAAAGATGTCCTGTTTCCTCAGGGTCTGATGCTAAACAAAATAGATTTAATGGCTTTACTTTGGATTGCAGTATCTCTGTTCTTAATTTTCAAACTCAGGTTAAATATTGTTTATTTAATTCTGATCAGCATGTTATATGGATTGTTCCAATATTATTTCATCTGA
- a CDS encoding RidA family protein has translation MKFITPSGLPTPAGHYSPGVVTNNLLFVSGQLPVSPDGSHNFTESFETQARLAMRNVLEIVKEAGAELTGIVKVNVYIVGGEHWSEFNQLYASIMGDHKPARAVIPVPELHHGYLIEIEAVAELTS, from the coding sequence ATGAAGTTTATTACGCCAAGCGGTCTTCCTACTCCGGCCGGCCATTACTCTCCGGGAGTTGTAACTAATAATCTGTTGTTCGTTTCTGGTCAGTTGCCCGTAAGCCCGGATGGCAGTCATAATTTTACTGAATCATTTGAAACACAGGCCAGACTGGCTATGCGAAACGTACTTGAAATTGTAAAGGAAGCCGGTGCTGAACTAACCGGAATTGTCAAGGTCAATGTATATATCGTTGGCGGGGAGCACTGGTCTGAGTTTAATCAGCTTTATGCTTCTATCATGGGCGATCACAAACCTGCCAGAGCAGTAATCCCGGTACCGGAATTACATCATGGTTATCTGATCGAAATAGAGGCTGTAGCAGAACTTACCAGTTAA
- a CDS encoding Crp/Fnr family transcriptional regulator, translating into MELLIENIRTYIPLSAADENIIRELFHKKVIHKDEHLLEAGHVCRRLIFIEKGLVRYYLFNNGEEQTHYFNKEGEWVCDYQSFLPKVPATVYIQALEDTTIWTISYDDLQTFYQEIKYGERFGRLGIEQVFIDIIRQMGSLYADKPGLRYEKFTQAYFDIAQRIPQYYIASYVGVKPQSLSRIRKRNSTQF; encoded by the coding sequence ATGGAACTACTTATAGAAAACATACGAACCTATATTCCGTTATCTGCAGCAGATGAAAATATCATCAGAGAGTTGTTTCATAAAAAGGTGATTCATAAGGATGAACATTTGCTGGAAGCCGGGCATGTTTGCCGACGTTTAATATTCATTGAGAAAGGCTTAGTCAGATATTACCTGTTCAATAACGGCGAGGAGCAAACACATTATTTTAATAAGGAAGGTGAATGGGTTTGCGACTATCAGAGTTTCCTACCAAAAGTGCCTGCAACAGTATATATACAAGCATTAGAGGATACTACGATCTGGACAATCAGCTATGATGATTTGCAAACCTTTTATCAGGAGATTAAGTATGGAGAAAGATTCGGACGTTTAGGAATAGAGCAAGTTTTCATCGACATTATACGGCAAATGGGTTCGCTCTACGCTGACAAACCTGGCTTACGCTATGAGAAATTTACGCAAGCCTATTTTGATATTGCCCAGCGTATTCCACAATACTACATCGCTTCTTATGTAGGCGTCAAACCCCAATCTTTAAGCCGCATACGTAAAAGAAATTCAACTCAATTTTGA